A region of the Zootoca vivipara chromosome 3, rZooViv1.1, whole genome shotgun sequence genome:
CTCTCAACGTgctgttgtgagggtaaaaaaaaaatacaaggaaaggaaagcaacaagCTGCTCCAGGCTCTGTGGACTAGAGGCAGGTTAGAAATGTGATAAATTAATGTgaggactacaatgcccatcattcctgactgctggccatgatggctggggttgatgggagttgaagtcctgGGGcggaggttccccattcctgactgAAAACCATTTGGATGGTTTTGACATAAGCCCAGTCTGCCCAACCCCTGCTCCCCGTTCAACCCTCTTCCACGTCCAAAAGGACCCGCACATCGGCGGCCACACATTAATTGAACGCGCCTATAATGGCCGCCGCCCGTAAACATATCGCTGGATCCCCAACAACGGGgccggccacaccccaggaaacataACTCACTGGTGTCTTTTCCTTTCAAGACGTGGTTTGCACAGAGAAACTGGGAAATGTCTTCTTCCTGATGGTTCCGGTACCAGTCTTCGATCACATCTTCAAATTCCTCCACCATTACCTCACACTaacagagacagaaagagagagggagagaaatcctcCTTCAAACATCTACTTGTGGCATTTTCAACCACACCGGTAGGTCTGCACACATTGCCACAGCTTCATCGCCACTGCAAATGAACCCTAGCTTGGCTGTGAGAAAGCCGCATTACATTTAGATCTCACCTGGCctcagaagaagagtttggaagaCTACCCTAAGGAGTCAGAAGAAGagactaccctaaggagtctcaaagcagctaacaatctcctttcccctcctccccacaacagacaccctgtgaggtgggtggggctgagagacttcagagaagtgtgactagcccaaggtcacccagcagctgcatatggaagagtggagacgcgaacccggttcaccagataagagtctaccgctcttaaccactacaccacactggctcagagtCCTGCAATGCCGGGGGATCAGACCAGATGaccctcccttccaactcttcaattttaTAAATTCAAAGTGGCGTGAAAAGGATTCCCCGGCAGTCTCTCATCTAACCACGGATCACCAGACCTGCCTTGCTTcagctaggtcaggcatccccaaacttggccccccagatgttttgggactacaactcccatctgttaGCATAACCGCAGAAGACCTGGGCCACCAAGCCCCCCGGTAAGCCTCTGCCGGGTGTCTTCTGCCTCCGGTAGCCAGCTGTAACACGATCCAGGCTCCTTGGagtctggacacgttatctgcaggGTCCATTCCAGCGGTCAGCAGCAAGAAAGCagactcagagagaagtccttgcatttttacaagcatttattctaaagcagcgtttctcaaccgctgttccgcggcacactagtggctggtgtgccgcgacgtgcggcgacgagaagggcgatttgctgccttgtcacgtgcctggcggccgccattataaaccactgacccaccggaaaggaagccggccgggtcacgacgcagggcgagcgcagctctcaacagccaccaccacggcctcggacatGAGAGGcagccggcgggtgctgctgctgctgtttgtctcgctctcgctcctcttgctggcggcgcccggggcttggtcgacgcgaggccgcgggccgacaagcagaacagcctccggcagcctcttcggcgaggagcacgtgcgcgccctgcagaaggtgaggcgcctggcctggactgaggaggggcaggcccgtTGCTCCCGGGGGGTCGCGCGGGTTCcaatgaatatttttaaaataaacatcatattaccgtgtttccccctttttaagacaccgtcttataactttttttcctcaaaaaagcacaaggtgtcttattttcaggggatgtcttaatttttcattaggtttttattttattttattatggtaCCTTCTGTTGCTCGTTGGTCTTataaggcaggcaggaagggtgGAATTTGCAGAGACTGGCTCTTGGaatacaggaagggaggaaagtctatccgctgctgggtgctccgcgGGCGCcgaggccatgcagcccacaacattcCGGTGGGGCGGaagggggccagcagcgctcccgccgctgtCCGTTCAGTGCCGAAGCCGCGGCCTGAACCTGCGCACGCGGGAACCGGGCAGGTTCCACGCCGGGGGAGCTTGGTGCTCGCCGTGAGCGGGCGTGTGAAGCGATGGCGCGAGGCTCCCCCAGCTCCAGCCTAGGCAGGGATTTTGCTAAGGCAAAGCCTTCAAGGAGCCAGGCTtgggcggctggctggctggctggctggcgggggTTAGGTCGCACAGCGGCTGAGGAGGCAGGGCGGGAGTGGGGCGGAATCTGAAATGGCCCACTCGTGGGTGGCAAGGCGGATTGGGAGCGGGGCGAGACGTTGCCGGGCTGCTCCGGCACAACATGGCTTtaagggaggggcgtgagggcTTCTGCGGGGGTCAGCGGGGCCCTCGGCAGCTGCGCTTCTCATGCTTCCTCTGTGTGGGAGGTGGTGCTACAGAGCCCAAGGCGGAAGCCGGGAGAGCCTCTCTGAAGAACTGTTCTCCCGGCACGCGCTTAAACAGAAAGAGCCCAGGCGGACCAAACCAAAGGTCCCTCCAGTCCAgcgccttgtttttaaaagcgatTAGAAAAAAAGCCGTCCGTCGCCCCGGCAGCGCGAAAGGGCCCACAGGCCTCCCGTCACTgttcagccttgggccatgcagcccacgacgctccagaGGCGCGGGAGGGGCCAGCTGCGCTCTCACCGCCACCCATCGccccggcagcgcggaagggcccgcaggcctcccgttgccgctcagccttgggccatgcagcccatgacgctccagaggcgcggaaggggccagcagcgctcccgccgccacccatcgccccggcggcgcggaagggcccgcaggcctcccgttgccgctcacccttgggccatgcagcccacgacgctctaAAGGtgtggaaggggccagcagcgctcccgccgccgtccgtTGCCCTGGCAGCGCGAaaagggccagcagcgctcctgaCGCGGGGGGGTTTCCCTGTCCGGGCGCTCGGcccgagtggaaaaaagtcctgggaagagcggggaggctcccagcgcggctcgcctggcaacgcgctcaattcatgcaccccctcccacatggtctcaagcctctccgaggtatgtcttattttcggggtatgtcttacgttTCGCAAATGCCtagaaatcctgccatggcttactttatgactacgtattaaaaaaggggaaacacggtatgtttcaCAGAGAATCACTAACATCTAACTCTCAATGGGTCTAACTTTGAGGCTCTCTAGTCCTTACAacttaattaaattttctgttttagtaTCGGTATAGTAGATTTTGGGATGCTAATTATTGCCAAGCAATTCACTCTCAGCTCTAGCCAATTAGTAATATGGTGCTGTATCCTCAagatatatagtcaatataggcacagagttaaattttttaacttttttaatggtggtgtgcctcgtgattttttttcatggaacaagtgtgcctttgcccaaaaaaggttgaaaaacactgttctaaagcatctcggaagatagaccaaacgtctctgtctccatcagcaaagcaaaagcaagagaactaacattacaatagaacaacaaacggaagtatacatcatgtggcacattcaacatcctcttccaagcctgttcctgtttaaggtggaacagaatctactatgaaatcctaacaccatcatccctgaccacttgtcctgttagctagggatgggagttgtagtcccaaaacattaggaggacaaagtttggggatgcctgagctaggttATGCACTAGTTTTCCACCCCCACCAATATCCATGAAAATGTACCTTTGGAACACACCCTGGAAATGTGATTGACAGGCCTGTGGTTTCAGCATTAGATGCAGAATTCTCGCTTTCAGTTCTTCCGTTCGAAAGGAGAATCCTCTAGGACAGCCTTCACCCATCTGGGGCTCCCCGGATGCCTtggattgatgggaattgtagtccaaagcatccagAGAGGCCCAGATTGGTGAAGATGCTCTAGGAGATCAACCAGGGGCTCCAGTTACTTGGAACTGCCGTGCCGTCATCAGTCAACGTGGCCTTCAATGCCAGAGACAAAGTGTGAAGCCAAGGGCTGTACCTGCTTCTTTAGATCGGCCACTTCCGCAGAGGTTTCATTCCACAGCTCGTAAGGGATGTCCATCACCACCTTCACTCCTTTGTGTACCAAGTTATGCAGTGTTGCAAAGGTCTCAGACATACCCTAAAGGAAGTGAGAGAGTTCAGTCGTGTATCCTGGAAGAGGCAAGACAGGCAAAGAAAACGACAAGCAGAAAAGtagctcttaaaaaaataataatctggaaaCAAGATGAAATCCCGAGACATTGCAAACCTTTGCAAATCTGTTGCTTCCCGTTCTCTCTTTGTGCAGGTTGTATTCCAAAAGCCTCTTGCAAATGTTTTCTGTCACTTCAATAAGGCGAATGTCCCTGCAGGCAAAAAAAGTGTATTTGTGAGTGGCAAGATCTCTGTATGAGTGTCCAATAACACAAGTATAAAATAGCAGCTGGTAGAATGTACCTCAGCACTTTATCAACTCAGAATTTACTGCTTGAGATCAATTTCCATGTGTTATGGGACTTCACTAGTAAGAGCTTATGAATCTGGGATGTAGCTTTCCAGCAAAACTATGAAAATGTGCCTTTCCACAGTCTCAATCAATAGACAATGTATACGCATACACCCCTGGGATTTCACCCCACGTAATCTGTGAGTTACCTGTCCTACCTTCTTCAAAACCCATTGTAACATTGAGGACTAGAAACACAAAACGAACTAGGCACATCTAAGAATTGGACCTAAAGCATCCAATTATGTATGTTAGTTCCACTAAATTTCAATGGGACATAGGGTGTCCAATCTTCACTGAAATGTCACTTTTTTGCCTGCATGTTGGGAGAGTCCTATAAATTGCATACTGCACAACCTAAGAGCTCAATTAATCATGCAGAAGGAATAAGAAACCTTCCTTCCTTGCAGGAACATATGGCAAAGGGCTTATAGGTGTgacttttttgcattttatatccTGGCAGACAAAAATAAGATTCAGGAGAGTTAACCCCCTCTCTGAATTACTTACTCACCAAGATATTGCAATAATGTACAAGGTGAAGAATGGCTGCCCCCAAGGGTCTATCAACAGCCTCAGTCACTTACGATTTTGTGTACTTGATTTTGGATCCCTTGCCATCCAAAAAGCCATACTTCGTGTCAATCACCTCCTTGGTCTTGCCAGTTTCATCGAAGGAGGATTTCAGTTCCAAAGCCACGTACTTGCACACTAAAGACAGAAGGAAACAACCAGTTATTAACCACTCATATATTTTTACTGTAATTGGTGATCAAAAGCTAGTAGGTAAGCAGATCACAGAGTTTACAGTGCAAGCCATATTGATACAAACAATGGTGTATATTTAGAGAAAAAAGGCAGGGATATGGAACCTGTTgggattacaaatcccatcattcttgaccactggctGTGTTGGTTGAGGCTGAtagcagccttccagatgttgttggactcatcagccccagccagcctaatggttagggatgatccCCAATAACACTgcagcaggttggagaaggcagCTCTAACCCTCTACCTAAATACCACTCCGGCTTTCACTTCAGTGAACCTCTTTGCAACTTCCAGCTCATAGTTCTCTCTGTTCCTCTTTAACTCGTTAAGTTCCATTTTTAGTGACAAGGCGCTTTTCAGATCCCCTTTTCACTCTTGACAGCCTTACCTTATATAAGTGCCCCTGCATAAGCTAGCCCACCCGCCAGCCTGTCATTGTTTCGTGCTGGAAGTGCTTCGccaggggaggggaacctgtggcgcCTCAGAAGctgccagactccaactcccaccagccacagTATCAAGAAAGATCTGGGATGGTGGTAGTTGTCACCCAGTAAAATACTGAGTGTCGCTGATTCCCCATACTTTTACCTATAACCTTATATAGTGGTGTCCACGGCTGGGCAATGTGGTtttcaacataggaagctgcattattccaagtcagaccattggtccatcttgctcagtactgtctacactgactagcagcagcactccaggatttcaggcagggagtctctcccagacttagctggagatgccagcttCTGCTGGCAAGGTAGacgctctgccattgagctacagcctttccccatagGAAGCTTCAGCCCCCTGTTTTTGACtacccctttattttattttgggcatTTGTGGCCCCacccttcagccaaaaaggc
Encoded here:
- the CNPY3 gene encoding protein canopy homolog 3, which codes for MASWGPAVAVWLALLVGPAPGHGGAVAEDSEWVKLPSKCEVCKYVALELKSSFDETGKTKEVIDTKYGFLDGKGSKIKYTKSDIRLIEVTENICKRLLEYNLHKERTGSNRFAKGMSETFATLHNLVHKGVKVVMDIPYELWNETSAEVADLKKQCEVMVEEFEDVIEDWYRNHQEEDISQFLCANHVLKGKDTSCLTEKWAGKKGDLASSRPKKSKKKEGKGKKASKSKKSGKDKAGQEGEGEKPSAQEVPDQSEEQDEAKDAGKEAPLSHRPDEL